Proteins encoded within one genomic window of Theobroma cacao cultivar B97-61/B2 chromosome 7, Criollo_cocoa_genome_V2, whole genome shotgun sequence:
- the LOC18593180 gene encoding probable calcium-binding protein CML21: MGGVAGKLESPEMVWVPETKLEAKMVEAMQRRASKGTAMKSFNSIILKFPKIDENLRKCKAIFEQFDEDSNGAIDHEELKKCLNKLEVSFTEEEINDLFNACDINEDMGMKFNEFIVLLCLVHLFKDNAASLEAKSRMGMQNLEATFETLVDAFVFLDKNKDGYVSKNEMVQAINESGERSSGRIAMKRFEEMDWDKNGSVNFKEFLFAFTRWVGIDDMEDEEEEEEGRV, translated from the exons ATGGGAGGTGTCGCGGGAAAGCTTGAATCGCCAGAAATGGTATGGGTACCAGAAACAAAACTAGAAGCTAAAATGGTTGAAGCTATGCAGCGAAGGGCATCTAAAGGAACTGCAATGAAATCCTTTAACAGCATAATCTTAAAGTTCCCAAAAATTGATGAGAACTTAAGGAAGTGCAAAGCTATTTTTGAGCAGTTTG ATGAGGATTCAAATGGTGCAATTGATCATGAAGAGCTGAAAAAATGTCTCAACAAGCTTGAAGTTTCTTTCACAGAGGAGGAGATAAATGATCTCTTTAATGCATGTGATATCAATGAGGATATGGGAATGAAATTCAACGAGTTCATTGTACTTCTTTGCCTTGTCCATCTTTTCAAGGACAATGCTGCATCACTTGAAGCT AAATCAAGGATGGGAATGCAAAATTTGGAGGCCACGTTTGAAACTTTGGTTGATGCATTTGTGTTCTTGGACAAGAACAAGGATGGTTATGTTAGCAAGAATGAGATGGTTCAAGCCATAAATGAATCAGGGGAGCGTTCCTCTGGACGAATAGCCATGAAAAGATTTG AAGAGATGGACTGGGATAAAAATGGATCAGTGAATTTCAAGGAATttctttttgcatttacaCGCTGGGTTGGGATCGATGACATGGAagatgaggaagaagaagaggaagggAGGGTCTGA
- the LOC18593181 gene encoding KH domain-containing protein At5g56140 gives MTSSGGGGGRYMAYSPSPSAPHSPHLSGLRSAAAAASSAAFLDQEKYLSELLAERHKLSPFMPVLPHTYRLLNQEILRVTTLLGNASVLGQSGLEQASPLASGGIFSNGGADMNGWTSRFQSEMSGLVQPSSAQNWLSSQGSSSGLIVKRTIRVDIPVEKYPNYNFVGRLLGPRGNSLKRVEANTECRVLIRGRGSIKDPAREEMMRGKPGYEHLNEPLHILVEGELPVEIVDARLMQAREILEDLLKPVDESQDFYKKQQLRELAMLNGTLREEGSPMSGSVSPFHNSLGMKRAKTRG, from the exons ATGACTTCATCGGGAGGTGGCGGAGGCAGGTACATGGCCTACTCTCCCTCGCCTTCCGCCCCTCACTCTCCTCATCTCTCTGGCCTTCGTTCTGCTGCCGCCGCAGCTTCCTCTGCCGCCTTCCTCGACCAAGAGAA aTACCTCTCCGAGTTACTGGCAGAGCGTCACAAGCTTAGTCCATTCATGCCAGTGCTTCCACATACCTATCGATTGTTGAACCAGG AAATTTTGCGTGTAACCACACTGTTGGGGAATGCATCAGTTTTAGGTCAAAGTGGGCTTGAACAAGCTAGCCCCCTGGCTTCTGGAGGAATATTTTCAAATGGAGGAGCCGATATGAACGGATGGACATCACGGTTTCAATCAGAA ATGTCAGGATTAGTACAGCCCTCTTCGGCACAGAACTGGCTGAGTTCTCAAGGTAGCTCTTCTGGTCTTATTGTTAAGAGAACGATCAGAGTGGATATTCCTGTCGAGAAATACCCTAAT TACAATTTTGTTGGCCGCCTCCTTGGTCCTAGGGGCAACTCTCTTAAGCGTGTGGAAGCAAATACAGAGTGTCGTGTCCTGATAAGAGGGCGGGGCAGTATTAAGGATCCAGCTAGG gaagaaatgaTGAGAGGAAAGCCTGGGTATGAACATCTTAATGAACCTCTTCATATCCTAGTTGAGGGAGAACTACCTGTTGAAATAGTTGATGCTCGCCTGATGCAAGCACGGGAGATACTTGAAGATTTGCTTAAACCTGTG GATGAATCCCAGGATTTCTACAAGAAACAACAGCTGCGAGAGCTAGCAATGCTGAATGGTACACTTCGTGAGGAAGGTTCTCCCATGTCTGGTTCTGTATCCCCCTTCCACAACAGCCTTGGTATGAAGAGAGCAAAGACTAGGGGGTAA